The following are encoded together in the Anaerostipes caccae L1-92 genome:
- a CDS encoding PTS sugar transporter subunit IIA — translation MVGLIIATHGNTCEELVKSAEMFSGPLKNCETWTLNPGDSIELGEKKLEQYVERLDEGAGVVIMTDLFGGTPSNVALKISMRKNVGVLTGVNLPMLIQFVSSREDSSLDNLISECTEAGKDGIMCPNKSMEERRYTDGGY, via the coding sequence ATGGTCGGATTAATTATTGCAACTCATGGAAATACGTGTGAAGAACTGGTAAAGAGCGCCGAGATGTTTTCGGGGCCATTGAAAAATTGCGAGACATGGACTTTAAACCCGGGAGACAGTATCGAACTGGGAGAAAAGAAACTGGAGCAATACGTGGAAAGGCTGGATGAAGGCGCCGGTGTCGTGATTATGACAGACTTATTCGGAGGAACACCGTCAAATGTAGCGCTAAAAATTTCTATGAGAAAAAACGTAGGTGTTTTGACAGGTGTGAATCTTCCGATGCTGATTCAGTTTGTATCAAGCAGAGAGGACAGCTCTCTGGACAATTTGATCTCGGAGTGTACAGAAGCAGGCAAAGATGGAATCATGTGTCCTAACAAATCAATGGAAGAGCGGAGGTATACAGATGGCGGATATTAA
- a CDS encoding PTS mannose/fructose/sorbose/N-acetylgalactosamine transporter subunit IIC: protein MSTVIIAVTMGIMYWWCRGMIFSYFGFLFISSPVTVGLVAGLLMGQPMQGLIIGGGIALVFAGIIAPGGNLPTDECLAATCVIPIAIGSGMSATTAIALAVPVGLLGSFVTNLRKVVNTYFVKKANDYAEEGNAGGIWRCATLFPALLAIPLLFLPVFIINMVGQDVVVNLMNALPTFVTHGLEVAGGILPALGFALIMNMIGKEKLIPYVFLGYIVISVGGINSLTAGIIGICIAFIYVFQKREIMEEVSSDE, encoded by the coding sequence ATGAGTACTGTTATAATTGCGGTCACGATGGGGATCATGTACTGGTGGTGCAGAGGAATGATCTTTTCGTACTTCGGATTTTTATTTATTTCGAGTCCGGTCACCGTCGGACTTGTGGCAGGGTTATTGATGGGCCAGCCAATGCAGGGATTGATCATCGGCGGAGGAATCGCCCTTGTATTTGCGGGAATTATCGCGCCGGGCGGAAATCTTCCGACGGATGAGTGTCTGGCGGCAACCTGTGTGATTCCCATCGCAATCGGTTCGGGAATGAGTGCAACGACGGCTATCGCACTGGCTGTGCCGGTCGGACTGCTTGGCTCTTTCGTGACCAATTTAAGGAAAGTGGTAAATACATACTTTGTAAAGAAGGCAAATGATTATGCGGAGGAAGGGAATGCAGGAGGCATTTGGAGATGTGCGACACTTTTCCCTGCTCTCCTGGCAATTCCGCTTCTGTTTCTTCCAGTATTTATTATCAACATGGTGGGACAGGACGTTGTTGTAAATCTGATGAATGCTCTTCCGACTTTTGTGACTCACGGTTTGGAAGTGGCAGGCGGTATCCTGCCGGCTTTGGGATTTGCCCTTATCATGAATATGATTGGAAAAGAAAAACTGATCCCGTATGTGTTCCTTGGTTACATTGTGATCTCGGTTGGAGGAATTAACTCACTGACAGCCGGAATCATTGGAATCTGCATTGCATTTATTTATGTGTTCCAAAAGAGAGAGATTATGGAGGAGGTAAGCAGCGATGAGTAA
- a CDS encoding ATP-binding protein: MEKLKYKISSRATILLGRESVSKVESALIELIKNSYDADASVCYLLFDIQNDSIYLIDNGIGMTKKVIEDNWMMIGTDNKKKEYISTKKRIKSGEKGIGRFALDRLGGVCELFTRNSDESSVIRWKTNWNSFEEDGKALEDVEAEFEYVDSDLQTKIPETVLKQIQKLEVESAIKMDFSTGTVIKISELRDEWLLPQIEKMRKSMEFLVPPREQDEFFICVQKDNTSQYELVENSLSDEYDYKINAKFDGNFFNIELFRNEFDVNKIPDSVFREERMSRYPYRKEDFQAEKLIFTYSISELFNTSDNEYIEKVKKIGKFNFDYVFMKLTMQKRAKEIFFYKEIGKNRGYWLEEHGGIKIYRDHFWVRPYGESDSDSYDWLGLEARSNANPVAISSETEAWTVRNAQGQGTVFISRISNSSILDKSSREGIIENESFIMLKEAIVRIIAVLEKDRSYIVKSFKKYDDRVNHKEKTKQEGSKIARNVLTGKKDKSRKSQNEKIESLAKTIQYFEEEREELISELKLLRALATNGLITTSIVHDLKSINALLVNRVDTMRIAIENNNHILIERNLKDLKNNDMFLKSWITVVTNQSKKDKRKRTKKDLYDTVKKIVDVLQPILLQKKVNVNIMKDDNHAERRIFESDFESIIYNLIINSIEAFSKASTDNRTIKIKLETKEYFIINYMDNGIGLDGNFKDPYEIFKMGTTSKYDQYGNVIGTGLGMYIIASTVREYNGDYKLTETKNGFGIELKIPM, translated from the coding sequence ATGGAAAAGCTAAAATATAAAATTTCATCTAGAGCTACAATCTTATTAGGAAGAGAAAGTGTGTCTAAAGTAGAAAGTGCTCTTATAGAGTTAATTAAAAACTCATATGATGCAGATGCCTCAGTATGTTATTTATTATTTGATATACAAAACGACAGTATATATTTAATTGATAATGGAATTGGAATGACTAAAAAAGTAATTGAAGATAACTGGATGATGATTGGAACAGATAACAAAAAGAAAGAATATATTTCCACTAAAAAGAGAATTAAATCAGGTGAAAAGGGAATAGGACGATTTGCATTAGATAGATTAGGGGGCGTATGCGAACTATTTACAAGAAATAGTGATGAAAGTAGTGTTATTAGATGGAAAACAAACTGGAATAGTTTTGAGGAGGATGGAAAAGCACTAGAGGATGTTGAAGCAGAATTTGAATATGTGGATTCTGATTTACAAACAAAGATACCTGAAACTGTGTTAAAACAAATTCAAAAACTAGAAGTTGAATCTGCAATAAAAATGGATTTTTCTACAGGAACAGTTATTAAAATAAGCGAATTACGAGATGAATGGTTACTGCCTCAGATTGAAAAAATGAGAAAATCCATGGAGTTCTTGGTCCCGCCAAGAGAACAGGATGAATTTTTTATATGTGTACAGAAAGATAATACATCACAATATGAATTAGTTGAAAATAGCCTTTCGGATGAATATGATTATAAAATTAATGCCAAGTTTGATGGAAATTTTTTTAATATTGAATTGTTTCGGAATGAGTTTGATGTTAATAAAATACCAGATTCTGTATTTAGAGAAGAACGAATGTCACGATATCCATATAGAAAAGAAGATTTTCAAGCTGAAAAATTAATCTTTACATATTCGATAAGTGAGCTTTTTAATACATCAGATAATGAATATATTGAAAAGGTTAAAAAAATAGGGAAATTCAATTTTGATTATGTCTTTATGAAATTGACAATGCAGAAACGAGCTAAAGAAATATTTTTTTATAAAGAAATAGGAAAAAATAGAGGGTATTGGTTAGAAGAACATGGTGGTATTAAGATATATCGTGACCATTTCTGGGTTAGACCTTATGGAGAAAGTGATTCCGATTCATATGATTGGTTAGGCTTAGAAGCACGAAGTAATGCAAACCCAGTCGCTATTTCAAGTGAAACCGAAGCATGGACTGTACGTAATGCGCAAGGTCAAGGCACTGTATTTATTTCCCGTATTTCAAATTCATCTATACTTGACAAGTCTAGCCGAGAAGGAATTATAGAAAATGAAAGTTTTATAATGCTAAAAGAAGCAATAGTAAGGATAATTGCTGTACTAGAAAAGGATAGATCATACATTGTAAAAAGTTTTAAGAAATATGATGATAGAGTTAATCATAAAGAAAAAACAAAGCAAGAGGGTAGCAAAATTGCAAGGAATGTATTGACAGGGAAAAAGGATAAAAGTCGAAAATCTCAGAATGAGAAAATTGAAAGTCTCGCTAAGACTATTCAATATTTCGAAGAGGAACGAGAAGAACTTATTTCTGAGTTGAAATTACTTAGGGCACTTGCAACAAATGGTCTTATTACAACATCTATTGTTCATGATTTAAAAAGTATAAATGCTTTATTGGTAAATAGAGTAGATACAATGCGAATTGCAATAGAAAACAATAATCATATATTGATTGAAAGAAATTTGAAAGATTTAAAAAATAATGATATGTTTCTCAAATCATGGATTACTGTAGTAACAAATCAGAGTAAAAAAGATAAAAGAAAAAGAACGAAAAAAGATTTGTATGATACAGTTAAAAAAATAGTTGATGTGTTGCAGCCAATTCTTTTACAGAAAAAAGTTAATGTAAACATAATGAAGGATGACAATCATGCAGAAAGAAGGATATTTGAATCCGATTTTGAAAGTATAATCTATAATTTAATTATTAATTCTATTGAAGCGTTCTCGAAAGCTAGTACGGATAATAGAACCATAAAAATCAAGTTAGAGACTAAGGAATATTTTATTATAAATTATATGGATAATGGAATAGGTTTGGATGGGAATTTCAAGGATCCGTATGAGATATTTAAAATGGGGACAACTAGCAAATATGATCAGTATGGAAATGTAATCGGAACTGGGTTAGGAATGTATATTATTGCCTCAACTGTACGAGAATATAATGGAGATTATAAACTAACAGAAACGAAGAACGGATTTGGCATTGAATTAAAGATTCCAATGTAG
- a CDS encoding sigma 54-interacting transcriptional regulator — protein sequence MGKPGNKNNIIKLLQESRNKQTAEEIADCLGIQRNTASAILNELARDGIVRKEKTRPVMFSYIENDSTFSDDPFASFIGADKSLKETVEKCKLSAIYLKRDMPILLFGPSGAGKSLLAEYIYKYAKYIHTIPEDAPFVVLNCADYANNKELLSSVLFGYKKGAFTGAHRDTRGLIEEADNGYLFLDEVHRLSPEGQEKLFHYMDKGVVSRVGDNGHNIELNVRLIFATTEGKESMLDTFLRRIPVEVTLPPFHERTLEERYQLIIYMIHQETFVMECSFLVSSNVINRLLTFQGKGNIGSLRNILKLSCTKAYNEAEGKKGPVPLKLRHLSDTQKFMTGTGSVPYVNQDVEISSEKESVQYIFTTEQIHVYFPAETIVTAVYEYLEKKISKVRFRKIIYDEINHMIDDVIYQEMDPFIQNLYNQAVNNILVYLQDNYGLKYNGVMEMVFVKILYALNNQSDKPDDSQYEIIVRKLQPVMYRYYKMGLIFTEMIHQTMDYESSPWFVRLFAMLYFYSMAKEDGDYTNAIIVSHGPATASSIASTVNRVFETYIFEAFDMAYDTPKSEIVSRIKKYLKNTNTSKGLLIFVDMGSLLSISRDLKDDIEGDLGIVNNITTEMALEAGERILRHEDLQSIMDNILSHHVTKKSYVPSRQKPKAIVLCCITGLGTAVKMKTLLKECLEGIELEVVETPFPDLQRDGSQCDVFRKYNVQFVVTTSKLEAEDYTAIHLNELIDKRGEEVIYATVGKYFDKEKVQKFIENIVRSFTMRNLIGQLTILNPDKILDDVEKALTRLEILEGENYPIDLKKMLYIHICVMVERLILEKGQLSESNPTQSLKCRESFVKNLKESFSVLEAQYNVSINDMEIHMIYSLIKNV from the coding sequence ATGGGAAAACCAGGGAACAAAAACAACATCATAAAACTTCTTCAGGAGAGCAGAAACAAACAAACCGCAGAAGAAATTGCCGATTGTCTGGGTATTCAGAGAAACACTGCAAGCGCTATCCTAAATGAGCTTGCCAGAGACGGAATCGTCCGGAAGGAGAAAACACGTCCGGTGATGTTTTCTTATATTGAAAACGATTCGACATTTTCCGACGATCCGTTTGCATCCTTTATTGGTGCGGACAAAAGTCTTAAAGAGACGGTGGAAAAGTGCAAGTTGTCTGCGATCTATCTCAAACGGGATATGCCTATTTTACTGTTTGGTCCAAGCGGTGCGGGGAAAAGTCTGCTGGCTGAGTATATTTATAAATATGCAAAGTATATCCACACGATACCGGAGGATGCCCCGTTTGTCGTCTTAAATTGTGCGGACTATGCAAACAACAAGGAACTGCTGTCTTCTGTCTTGTTTGGATATAAAAAAGGTGCTTTCACCGGGGCGCACAGAGACACGAGGGGGTTGATTGAGGAAGCGGATAATGGGTATTTATTTTTAGATGAGGTGCACCGTCTTTCGCCTGAAGGTCAGGAAAAATTATTTCATTATATGGACAAAGGGGTTGTGTCACGGGTTGGTGATAATGGACATAATATTGAACTCAATGTCAGGCTGATTTTTGCCACAACAGAGGGAAAGGAATCCATGCTGGATACTTTCTTAAGGAGGATTCCGGTGGAGGTAACGCTCCCTCCGTTTCATGAGCGGACTCTGGAGGAAAGATATCAGCTGATCATTTATATGATTCATCAGGAGACATTTGTCATGGAATGCAGCTTTTTGGTGAGCAGCAATGTGATCAACCGGTTGCTGACCTTTCAGGGGAAAGGGAACATCGGGAGCCTTCGCAATATTCTTAAGCTGTCGTGTACAAAGGCTTATAATGAGGCGGAAGGCAAAAAGGGGCCGGTACCGTTAAAGCTGAGACATTTATCAGATACACAGAAATTTATGACAGGCACTGGTTCCGTTCCTTATGTAAATCAGGACGTTGAGATTTCATCGGAAAAAGAGTCGGTTCAGTATATCTTTACAACAGAGCAGATTCATGTGTATTTCCCGGCAGAGACCATTGTCACGGCAGTATATGAATACCTGGAAAAGAAAATATCAAAGGTCCGGTTTCGCAAAATTATCTATGATGAGATCAATCATATGATAGACGATGTCATTTATCAGGAAATGGACCCCTTTATACAAAATCTTTATAACCAGGCGGTCAACAATATTTTGGTGTATCTCCAGGACAATTATGGCTTAAAGTACAATGGGGTTATGGAGATGGTGTTTGTAAAAATCTTATATGCCCTGAATAATCAGAGCGATAAACCCGACGACAGCCAGTATGAGATCATCGTCAGGAAACTGCAGCCGGTTATGTACCGCTACTATAAAATGGGATTGATTTTTACGGAGATGATTCACCAGACTATGGACTATGAGTCAAGTCCCTGGTTTGTGAGATTATTTGCTATGCTGTATTTTTACAGTATGGCAAAGGAGGACGGGGACTATACCAATGCGATTATTGTATCCCACGGACCTGCAACGGCGTCCAGTATTGCGAGTACGGTAAACAGGGTATTTGAAACTTATATCTTTGAGGCGTTTGATATGGCATACGATACGCCGAAAAGCGAGATTGTGTCGAGGATAAAAAAATATTTAAAAAATACCAATACATCAAAAGGTCTCCTGATCTTTGTAGATATGGGGTCTCTGCTGAGTATATCCAGAGACTTAAAAGACGATATTGAAGGGGATCTTGGAATTGTCAACAATATTACGACGGAAATGGCATTAGAGGCGGGAGAGAGGATCCTGCGCCATGAAGATCTTCAGAGTATCATGGACAATATTCTGTCTCACCATGTGACAAAAAAGTCGTATGTGCCCAGCAGACAGAAACCGAAGGCCATTGTTTTATGCTGCATCACGGGGCTGGGGACTGCCGTGAAAATGAAGACTCTCCTCAAAGAGTGTCTGGAAGGAATCGAACTGGAGGTAGTGGAGACACCGTTTCCGGATTTGCAGAGGGACGGGAGCCAGTGTGATGTTTTCCGGAAATATAATGTGCAGTTTGTAGTTACCACGAGTAAATTGGAGGCAGAGGATTATACGGCGATTCATCTGAATGAACTGATAGACAAACGGGGAGAAGAGGTCATTTATGCAACCGTAGGCAAATATTTTGATAAGGAGAAGGTTCAAAAGTTTATTGAAAATATTGTCCGCAGCTTTACTATGAGAAATTTGATCGGACAGCTGACGATCCTCAACCCGGATAAGATATTAGACGATGTGGAAAAAGCATTGACAAGGCTGGAGATTTTGGAGGGAGAAAATTATCCGATTGACCTGAAAAAGATGCTTTATATTCATATCTGTGTAATGGTGGAACGACTGATTTTGGAAAAAGGACAATTATCAGAAAGCAATCCGACACAAAGCTTGAAGTGTCGGGAAAGCTTTGTGAAAAACTTAAAAGAGAGTTTTTCTGTCTTAGAAGCCCAGTATAATGTGTCGATTAACGATATGGAAATTCATATGATTTATAGTCTGATAAAAAATGTTTAA
- a CDS encoding PTS system mannose/fructose/sorbose family transporter subunit IID — protein sequence MSKEVTTADTAPALTKKDLNKAMFRWYMSAEMPLNFENMQGIAFCGSIAPILKKLYTKKEDLAEALKRHLLLYNCNVTAGGLILGTTIAMEEQRAKKPEAMPAEAITGLKTGLMGPVAALGDSFDWGIIGTLFKIAAATLAAAGNPFALSVLLAFVMYCIVELVFFTNLTYKKGRSSIKTIMGSGLMQDVISGANVLAMFMMGAMTASMVTLTTPLKISSVVIQEKLDGIFPGIFPLAALFLIYYLVRHKKIGTGKIVIGIIAVSILCALIGIF from the coding sequence ATGAGTAAGGAAGTAACGACGGCGGATACAGCTCCGGCACTGACAAAAAAAGATTTAAATAAAGCGATGTTCCGCTGGTATATGTCGGCGGAGATGCCGCTGAATTTTGAAAACATGCAGGGAATTGCATTCTGCGGGAGCATCGCGCCGATTTTAAAAAAGCTGTATACGAAAAAAGAAGACCTGGCGGAGGCGCTGAAACGCCATTTGCTGCTGTATAACTGCAACGTCACGGCTGGCGGGCTGATCCTCGGGACGACCATTGCGATGGAAGAACAGAGGGCTAAAAAACCGGAAGCAATGCCGGCAGAAGCAATCACAGGGTTAAAGACCGGGCTTATGGGACCGGTGGCGGCCCTGGGAGACAGTTTTGACTGGGGTATCATCGGCACGCTGTTTAAAATAGCAGCGGCTACATTGGCGGCAGCGGGGAATCCCTTTGCGCTTTCAGTGTTACTCGCGTTTGTGATGTATTGTATCGTTGAGTTAGTATTTTTTACAAATCTGACTTATAAAAAAGGGAGAAGTTCCATCAAAACTATTATGGGCTCCGGTCTCATGCAGGACGTGATTTCCGGCGCCAATGTACTTGCGATGTTTATGATGGGAGCGATGACCGCATCCATGGTCACACTGACAACTCCGTTAAAAATCAGCAGTGTTGTCATTCAGGAAAAACTGGACGGAATTTTCCCGGGCATCTTTCCTCTGGCAGCCCTGTTTCTGATCTACTATTTAGTCAGACATAAAAAGATCGGAACGGGAAAGATTGTCATCGGCATCATCGCAGTTTCTATATTGTGTGCGTTAATAGGTATTTTTTAG
- a CDS encoding PTS system mannose/fructose/N-acetylgalactosamine-transporter subunit IIB has translation MADIKMVRIDYRLIHGQVVAKWLKVSPVRRIVLVDDVLGSDEFMSDIYKMAVPKGTAVDIVTVNKAKSVLDKTNDTVFLIFKDIDSCCRTIRKGVEISSLNVGAVPNEDGKKLITSGVAISAEELEKLEELNAEGVEVTVQPIPEISAISFDTVKKKM, from the coding sequence ATGGCGGATATTAAAATGGTGAGGATTGACTACCGTCTGATTCACGGACAGGTTGTCGCAAAATGGTTAAAGGTAAGTCCGGTGAGAAGGATCGTGCTCGTGGATGATGTGCTGGGCAGCGATGAATTTATGAGTGATATTTACAAAATGGCAGTGCCCAAGGGTACCGCCGTGGATATTGTAACCGTGAATAAAGCAAAAAGTGTTTTGGATAAAACCAACGATACGGTTTTTCTTATTTTTAAAGATATCGACAGCTGCTGTCGGACAATCCGGAAAGGGGTTGAAATTTCTTCTCTCAACGTAGGGGCAGTTCCCAACGAAGACGGAAAGAAGTTAATTACAAGCGGCGTGGCGATTTCGGCAGAGGAACTGGAAAAATTAGAAGAACTGAATGCAGAGGGTGTTGAAGTTACGGTTCAGCCGATTCCTGAAATTTCTGCAATCAGTTTTGATACAGTCAAAAAGAAAATGTAG
- a CDS encoding HNH endonuclease — MKIKQNIPSRSYSGIRWTTNKSNKKRLIIDFDKKCAYCDDADKYAGGSKMYHVEHFAPKEKFPELKFTYDNLLYSCPFCNISKSNKWPSESSSINVVGNNGFVDPCSDEYNNHLKRNPDGSIFYLTPVGEYMYYELKLYLQRHQLIYNLERVHKKLKEVKQEIENRKRLNKTVDNLESLYKDLCVVFYEYYNDFFDEID; from the coding sequence ATGAAAATAAAACAAAATATACCATCTAGATCATATTCTGGAATTCGATGGACGACTAACAAGTCTAACAAGAAAAGATTGATTATAGATTTTGATAAAAAATGTGCTTATTGCGACGATGCAGATAAATATGCAGGAGGAAGCAAAATGTATCATGTAGAACATTTTGCTCCAAAAGAAAAATTTCCAGAGCTCAAATTTACTTATGATAATTTGCTTTATTCTTGTCCTTTTTGCAATATATCCAAATCTAACAAATGGCCAAGTGAAAGTAGCAGTATAAATGTCGTTGGAAATAATGGATTTGTAGATCCGTGCAGTGATGAGTATAATAATCATCTGAAAAGAAACCCTGACGGATCTATATTCTATTTAACACCGGTTGGAGAGTATATGTATTATGAATTGAAATTATATTTACAAAGACACCAACTAATTTATAACTTGGAAAGGGTACATAAAAAATTAAAGGAAGTAAAACAAGAAATTGAAAATAGAAAGAGATTAAACAAAACTGTTGATAATTTGGAGAGTTTATATAAAGATTTATGTGTTGTTTTTTATGAATATTATAATGATTTTTTTGATGAAATAGATTAA
- a CDS encoding Eco57I restriction-modification methylase domain-containing protein yields MNKKCQVFTPADYVEELLDSVGYTENLYGKRILENSCGDGNILVAVVQRYIDDCNRQELSKEQIRAGLANDICAIEIDKEQYEKCICNLNNVLKLNDLQSIKWNFYNNDYFQIDDVGKFQFVVGNPPYITYKEMKKDQQTFLKNKFKSCRKGKFDYCYAFIEKSIDCLVEDGEMAYLIPSSIFKTVFGENLREYIKPYIKEIHDFTQAKMFNNALVKSAIMVLSKNNKNANLLYKDIAAGIEIIIDKINLDKKWFFSNDAIPGTRRFGDYFQVSHVVATLLNEAYVLKKENYIELDGYYQVNGVNIEKAVVRETATPRSKRYKKIEKIIFPYSYDKGKLVKYSQNDFISNFPGAFQYLDGFREQLDKRESDKNAKWFEYGRSQALATLNHRKLLVSTVITDTVSVYPLDKKCIPYAGMYIITRKRNQLYKLDDAKTILESDEFMQYVKKVGIHISGSSLRITSKDIEEYRF; encoded by the coding sequence ATGAACAAAAAATGCCAGGTATTTACGCCAGCAGATTATGTAGAAGAGTTGCTGGATAGTGTTGGTTATACAGAGAATCTATATGGAAAAAGGATATTAGAAAATTCCTGTGGTGATGGAAATATACTGGTAGCTGTGGTACAGAGGTATATAGATGATTGCAATAGACAAGAATTATCAAAAGAGCAGATTAGAGCTGGTCTAGCAAATGATATTTGTGCAATCGAGATAGATAAGGAACAATATGAGAAATGCATCTGTAATTTGAATAATGTTTTAAAGCTCAATGACTTACAGTCTATAAAATGGAATTTTTATAATAATGACTATTTTCAAATTGATGATGTCGGTAAGTTCCAGTTTGTAGTTGGAAATCCACCATATATTACCTATAAGGAAATGAAGAAAGATCAACAAACATTTCTGAAAAACAAGTTTAAGTCATGCAGAAAAGGAAAATTTGATTATTGTTATGCATTTATTGAAAAAAGTATTGATTGTCTTGTAGAAGATGGGGAAATGGCATATTTAATTCCTAGTAGTATTTTCAAAACAGTATTTGGAGAAAATTTAAGGGAATATATAAAGCCATATATTAAAGAAATCCATGATTTTACGCAGGCGAAGATGTTTAATAATGCGCTAGTAAAATCAGCAATTATGGTGCTTTCAAAGAATAATAAAAATGCAAATTTACTTTATAAAGATATTGCAGCAGGAATTGAAATAATTATTGATAAAATTAATTTAGATAAGAAATGGTTTTTTTCAAATGATGCAATTCCAGGTACAAGACGTTTTGGAGATTATTTTCAAGTATCACATGTGGTTGCCACCTTATTGAACGAAGCATATGTTCTAAAAAAAGAAAACTATATAGAATTAGATGGTTATTATCAAGTAAATGGAGTAAACATTGAAAAGGCAGTAGTGCGAGAGACTGCTACTCCGAGGTCTAAAAGATATAAAAAAATAGAAAAAATTATTTTTCCGTATAGTTATGACAAGGGAAAGTTAGTAAAGTATAGTCAGAATGATTTTATAAGTAACTTTCCAGGTGCATTTCAATACCTTGATGGATTTAGGGAGCAATTAGATAAAAGAGAAAGTGACAAAAATGCAAAATGGTTTGAATATGGAAGATCTCAAGCATTAGCTACTTTAAATCATAGAAAATTATTGGTTTCTACGGTTATAACAGATACAGTTTCAGTGTATCCATTGGATAAGAAGTGCATTCCATATGCAGGGATGTATATTATTACAAGGAAAAGAAATCAGTTATATAAATTAGATGATGCAAAAACAATTTTGGAAAGTGATGAGTTTATGCAATATGTAAAGAAGGTTGGAATACATATTAGCGGAAGCTCCCTTAGAATTACATCTAAGGACATAGAAGAATATAGGTTTTAA
- a CDS encoding Gfo/Idh/MocA family protein, producing MKVMNVAVVGAGIYGINHVNAYTWNPNTNLVAVCDLNKEITDKIAKQYEVKTYNDVNEMLDKEDIDAVSIATPDAFHMEPALAAIRHGKPILVEKPLATTSEDAKKILAEAEKYKVRVAVDYHKRWDPAAINVRNELQKAETGAPVRGYMNMDDIIDVPTEWFGWADKSSPVHFLGTHCYDQIRWYMGCEVEEVSAVGTKKVLKSKGIDTYDSIQATLKMENGCYWTVENSWILPKGFAKNNDGRTQILCENAMFRIDSQNRGVEMFNHEKQRTPNSYFILNNCGRPSGFGIEPINDFIYCLQKEIPFIADGNDGLQAELVAEAVHESLETGQKVRIKRD from the coding sequence ATGAAAGTTATGAATGTAGCGGTTGTGGGAGCCGGAATATACGGAATTAATCATGTGAACGCCTATACATGGAATCCGAACACAAATCTTGTGGCAGTGTGTGATCTGAATAAAGAAATCACGGATAAAATAGCCAAACAGTATGAGGTCAAGACCTACAATGATGTCAACGAAATGCTGGATAAGGAAGACATTGACGCGGTGTCTATTGCAACTCCCGACGCATTTCACATGGAGCCGGCGCTGGCGGCGATCCGCCATGGGAAACCAATCCTGGTAGAAAAGCCTTTGGCTACGACTTCAGAAGACGCGAAGAAAATTCTTGCGGAGGCCGAGAAGTATAAGGTGCGTGTCGCGGTGGATTATCATAAGAGATGGGACCCGGCCGCGATCAATGTGAGAAATGAACTGCAGAAAGCGGAAACAGGAGCGCCTGTCCGCGGATATATGAACATGGACGACATCATCGACGTCCCGACGGAATGGTTTGGATGGGCAGACAAATCGAGCCCGGTTCATTTCCTCGGCACTCATTGCTATGATCAGATTCGCTGGTACATGGGATGTGAAGTGGAAGAAGTATCTGCGGTGGGGACAAAAAAGGTCTTAAAATCAAAAGGAATTGACACCTATGATTCGATCCAGGCCACATTAAAGATGGAAAACGGATGCTACTGGACAGTAGAAAATTCCTGGATTCTTCCGAAAGGGTTTGCAAAAAATAATGACGGCAGGACACAGATCCTCTGTGAAAACGCCATGTTCCGGATTGATTCACAAAACCGCGGTGTGGAAATGTTTAACCATGAGAAACAGCGTACTCCGAATTCATATTTTATTTTAAATAACTGCGGCAGGCCGAGCGGATTCGGGATTGAGCCGATCAACGACTTCATCTATTGCCTGCAAAAAGAAATTCCTTTCATCGCAGACGGGAATGACGGGCTGCAGGCAGAATTGGTAGCAGAGGCTGTTCATGAAAGTCTGGAGACAGGGCAGAAGGTTCGGATTAAAAGAGATTAA
- a CDS encoding winged helix-turn-helix transcriptional regulator, whose protein sequence is MSEVLKIKGYDKVRKIIDELQDQGSITRKEAELKCEKTAATTRRYIKFLVETGYVIQEGRTNSIIYKNILY, encoded by the coding sequence GTGAGCGAAGTTCTAAAAATAAAAGGATATGACAAAGTTAGAAAAATAATAGATGAGCTACAGGATCAAGGAAGCATTACTCGAAAAGAAGCAGAATTGAAATGTGAAAAGACTGCTGCCACAACAAGAAGATATATAAAATTTTTAGTTGAAACAGGGTATGTGATACAAGAGGGACGTACAAATAGTATTATTTACAAAAACATATTATATTAA